The Pseudomonas parafulva genome includes a window with the following:
- the cysB gene encoding HTH-type transcriptional regulator CysB, with the protein MKLQQLRYIWEVAHHDLNVSATAQSLYTSQPGISKQIRLLEDELGVEVFARSGKHLTRVTPAGERIINTAGEILRKVESIKQIAQEFSNEKKGTLSIATTHTQARYALPPVISGFIKQYPEVSLHMHQGSPMQIAEMAADGTVDFAIATEALELFGDLIMMPCYKWNRCVVVPQGHPLAKLPKLTLEAVAEYPIVTYVFGFTGRSKLDEAFSNRGLTPKVVFTAADADVIKTYVRLGLGVGIVAGMAVDAKLDGDLVALDASELFEASITKIGFRRGTFLRGFMCDFIEKFAPHLTREVMAKAIQCHNKQELEALFEGVELPVH; encoded by the coding sequence ATGAAGCTTCAACAACTGCGCTACATCTGGGAAGTAGCGCACCATGACCTCAACGTCTCTGCGACAGCACAAAGCCTGTATACCTCGCAGCCGGGGATCAGCAAGCAGATCCGACTGCTCGAAGACGAGTTGGGCGTCGAGGTATTTGCGCGTAGCGGCAAGCACCTGACGCGTGTGACCCCAGCAGGGGAGCGCATCATCAACACCGCTGGCGAAATCCTGCGCAAGGTCGAGAGCATCAAGCAGATCGCCCAGGAGTTTTCCAACGAGAAAAAGGGCACGCTCTCCATCGCCACCACCCACACCCAGGCTCGCTACGCTTTGCCTCCGGTGATCAGTGGCTTCATCAAGCAGTACCCGGAAGTGTCCTTGCACATGCATCAGGGCTCCCCGATGCAGATCGCCGAGATGGCCGCAGACGGTACGGTGGATTTCGCCATCGCCACAGAAGCGCTCGAGCTGTTCGGCGACCTGATCATGATGCCGTGCTACAAGTGGAACCGTTGCGTGGTGGTTCCGCAGGGCCATCCATTGGCCAAGCTTCCCAAGCTGACCCTCGAAGCGGTGGCCGAATATCCCATCGTTACCTATGTGTTCGGCTTTACTGGGCGCTCCAAGCTGGACGAAGCTTTCAGCAACCGCGGCCTGACGCCCAAGGTGGTGTTCACGGCGGCGGACGCGGACGTGATCAAGACGTACGTCCGCCTCGGTTTGGGCGTGGGCATCGTTGCAGGCATGGCAGTTGACGCCAAGCTGGACGGTGACCTGGTAGCCCTGGACGCCAGCGAACTGTTCGAAGCCAGCATCACCAAGATCGGCTTCCGGCGTGGCACTTTCCTGCGCGGGTTCATGTGCGACTTCATCGAGAAGTTTGCGCCGCACCTGACCCGTGAAGTGATGGCCAAGGCCATCCAGTGTCACAACAAGCAGGAGCTGGAGGCATTGTTCGAAGGTGTCGAGTTACCGGTGCACTGA
- a CDS encoding universal stress protein produces MIRSLLYATDLGVYAPFVMQHALALARTFGAELYVIHAVEPMGQFAESLLQSYLDEHTLDQLHSQGVGTVMANIEQRVLENFREELGEQADLAVLKAVRVRQGDPAQVILDQAQRLSVDLLVFGSHSAGAGVDVPLGRTAVRLLQLSPVPVYMVPLAQHLGRRKG; encoded by the coding sequence ATGATCCGCTCTCTGCTGTACGCCACAGACCTCGGCGTCTATGCGCCATTCGTGATGCAGCATGCGCTTGCGTTGGCGCGCACATTCGGTGCCGAGTTGTACGTCATTCATGCGGTCGAACCGATGGGCCAGTTTGCCGAATCCCTCCTGCAAAGTTACCTGGACGAACACACCCTGGACCAGCTGCACAGCCAGGGTGTGGGTACGGTAATGGCCAACATCGAGCAGCGTGTACTGGAAAATTTTCGTGAGGAGCTGGGGGAGCAAGCCGATCTGGCGGTGCTCAAGGCGGTGCGCGTGCGCCAGGGCGACCCTGCGCAAGTCATCCTGGATCAGGCCCAGCGCCTGAGCGTCGACCTGCTTGTCTTCGGCAGTCACAGCGCCGGGGCGGGCGTGGACGTGCCCTTGGGTAGGACGGCGGTCAGATTGCTCCAGCTCTCGCCTGTACCGGTCTATATGGTCCCCTTGGCACAGCATCTAGGTCGTAGGAAAGGCTGA
- a CDS encoding putative 2-dehydropantoate 2-reductase yields the protein MHARNPRIGIIGSGAIGGFYGLLLAKAGFDVHFLLRSEYEAVSHHGLTVQSAVHGRLHAKVNCYADAAQMPPCDWLLIGAKATGNPQLAPLIVQAGAPDAKVVLLQNGLDVEAQLRPLLRADMHLLGGLCFVCADRQTPGVIRHQALGTVNVGYHSGPGDDGGRRLVEQGVSLFQAAGVSSVGMPDLAGARWQKLVWNVPFNGLSVLLGASTAQLLGDSHARTLVQALMEEVMVGAVACGHAMPAGYAQQLLSMTERMPDYWPSMYHDHVHHRPLETEAIYAAPLARAQSAGCHLPRMEMLYQSLRFLGKNSEGAML from the coding sequence ATGCACGCGCGCAACCCCCGGATTGGCATCATCGGCAGCGGTGCCATAGGCGGCTTTTACGGGCTGCTGCTGGCAAAGGCCGGCTTCGATGTGCACTTTTTGCTCAGAAGCGAGTATGAAGCGGTCAGTCATCACGGGCTGACCGTCCAGAGCGCTGTCCATGGTCGGCTGCACGCCAAAGTAAATTGCTACGCCGACGCCGCGCAAATGCCACCCTGCGATTGGCTATTGATAGGCGCCAAAGCCACCGGCAACCCGCAACTGGCGCCATTGATCGTGCAGGCCGGTGCACCGGATGCGAAAGTGGTGCTACTGCAGAACGGACTGGATGTCGAAGCGCAACTGCGCCCGTTACTGCGGGCTGATATGCACCTGCTTGGCGGGTTGTGCTTCGTCTGCGCCGACCGCCAGACACCCGGAGTGATTCGCCATCAGGCGTTGGGTACCGTGAACGTGGGTTATCACAGTGGTCCTGGTGACGATGGCGGGCGCCGCCTGGTGGAGCAGGGGGTTTCATTGTTCCAGGCTGCGGGGGTGAGTTCTGTGGGCATGCCTGATCTGGCTGGCGCCCGGTGGCAAAAGTTGGTGTGGAACGTGCCTTTTAACGGCCTGTCAGTGTTGCTCGGCGCCAGCACTGCCCAGCTGCTGGGCGACAGCCATGCCCGCACGCTGGTGCAAGCCTTGATGGAGGAGGTGATGGTGGGCGCTGTCGCTTGTGGTCATGCCATGCCCGCAGGCTATGCTCAGCAACTGCTGAGCATGACCGAGCGCATGCCTGATTACTGGCCCAGCATGTACCACGACCACGTTCATCATCGACCTCTAGAGACAGAGGCCATCTATGCAGCGCCTCTGGCCCGCGCCCAGTCCGCGGGTTGCCATTTGCCCCGCATGGAGATGTTGTACCAGTCGCTGAGGTTCCTCGGTAAAAACAGTGAAGGGGCCATGCTCTAG
- a CDS encoding 3-deoxy-7-phosphoheptulonate synthase, giving the protein MADLPIDDLNVASNETLITPDQLKKEIPLSAQALQTVTAGRDVVRNILDGKDHRLFVVVGPCSIHDIKAAHEYAARLKALAEEVSDTLYLVMRVYFEKPRTTVGWKGLINDPYLDDSFKIQDGLHIGRKLLLDLAEMGLPTATEALDPISPQYLQDLISWSAIGARTTESQTHREMASGLSSAVGFKNGTDGGLTVAINALQSVSKPHRFLGINQEGGVSIVTTKGNPYGHVVLRGGNGKPNYDSVSVALCEQDLAKAKIKANIMVDCSHANSNKDPALQPLVMENVANQILEGNQSIIGLMVESHLNWGCQSIPKDLSQLQYGVSVTDACIDWSATEKTLRSMRAKLKDVLPQRNRA; this is encoded by the coding sequence ATGGCTGATTTACCGATCGATGACTTGAACGTTGCATCCAACGAGACGCTGATCACCCCCGACCAGCTCAAGAAGGAAATCCCCCTTAGCGCCCAGGCCCTGCAGACCGTGACTGCTGGCCGAGACGTGGTGCGCAATATTCTCGATGGCAAGGATCACCGCCTGTTCGTCGTGGTCGGCCCCTGCTCCATCCACGACATCAAGGCCGCGCATGAATACGCAGCGCGCCTGAAGGCCCTGGCCGAAGAAGTGTCCGACACGCTGTACCTGGTCATGCGGGTATATTTTGAAAAACCGCGTACCACCGTGGGCTGGAAGGGCCTGATCAACGACCCATATCTGGACGACTCCTTCAAGATCCAGGATGGTTTGCATATCGGTCGCAAGCTGCTGCTGGACCTCGCCGAAATGGGCTTGCCCACGGCCACTGAGGCACTGGATCCGATTTCCCCGCAATACCTGCAGGATCTGATCAGCTGGTCAGCCATCGGTGCCCGTACCACCGAGTCGCAGACCCACCGCGAAATGGCCTCTGGCCTGTCGTCGGCCGTCGGCTTCAAGAACGGTACCGACGGCGGCTTGACCGTCGCTATCAACGCCCTGCAGTCGGTGTCCAAGCCGCACCGGTTCCTGGGGATCAACCAGGAAGGTGGCGTCTCCATCGTGACCACCAAGGGTAACCCCTACGGGCATGTCGTGCTTCGCGGCGGTAATGGCAAACCCAACTACGACTCGGTCAGCGTCGCCCTGTGCGAACAAGACCTGGCCAAGGCCAAGATCAAGGCCAACATCATGGTCGATTGCAGCCATGCCAACTCCAACAAGGACCCGGCCTTGCAACCGCTGGTGATGGAAAACGTGGCGAACCAGATTCTGGAGGGCAACCAATCGATTATCGGGTTGATGGTCGAGAGCCACCTGAACTGGGGCTGCCAATCCATTCCCAAGGACTTGTCCCAGCTGCAGTATGGCGTTTCGGTGACGGACGCCTGCATCGACTGGTCGGCGACCGAGAAGACGCTGCGCAGCATGCGCGCGAAGTTGAAGGACGTCCTCCCTCAGCGCAATCGCGCCTGA
- a CDS encoding GNAT family N-acetyltransferase → MSEALTIHHDQAGHQFETNVDGHRAYLTYMDLGKQTLDIYRTFVPNALRGRGIAAALTERALQYAEQMGYTVIPSCSYVERYMERQQRHASKV, encoded by the coding sequence ATGAGCGAAGCGCTGACCATCCACCATGACCAGGCGGGTCATCAGTTCGAGACCAATGTGGACGGTCATCGTGCCTATCTGACCTACATGGACTTGGGTAAGCAGACGCTGGACATCTACCGCACCTTCGTACCCAACGCCTTGCGCGGGCGTGGGATCGCAGCTGCCCTTACCGAGCGCGCGCTGCAATATGCCGAGCAGATGGGCTACACGGTGATACCGTCCTGCTCGTACGTGGAGCGTTACATGGAGCGTCAGCAGCGTCACGCCAGCAAGGTGTGA
- the oprI gene encoding outer membrane lipoprotei OprI, whose protein sequence is MNNVLKFSALALAAVLATGCSSVSKETEARLTATEDAAARAQARADEAYRKADDALAAAQKAQQTADEANERALRMLDKASRK, encoded by the coding sequence ATGAACAACGTTCTGAAATTCTCTGCTCTGGCTCTGGCCGCAGTTCTGGCTACCGGTTGCAGCAGCGTCTCCAAAGAAACCGAAGCTCGCCTGACTGCAACTGAAGACGCAGCAGCCCGCGCACAAGCTCGTGCCGATGAAGCCTACCGCAAGGCTGACGACGCACTGGCAGCCGCTCAGAAAGCTCAGCAGACCGCTGACGAAGCCAATGAGCGCGCACTGCGCATGCTGGACAAAGCCAGCCGCAAATAA
- a CDS encoding L,D-transpeptidase family protein codes for MSPRFPAVTRSLSLAALLVAGPAVALELPLPPPGDDIVGQVHVIKAKYEDTFADIGTANDLGYLEMIAANPGVDPWLPGAGTEIILPTRYILPPGPREGIVINLAEYRLYYYPKGENVVHTFPLGIGREGWGSPIANTKIIAKTPNPTWTPPASIRAEHAADGDILPAVVPAGPDNPLGPFKFTLGVPGYLIHGSNKKFGIGMRTSHGCFRMLNNNVLELSGMVPVGTPVRIINEPYKFGLSGGKVYLEAHTPLDDQGNPSVVDKHTAVINALLKREDLANNLRMNWDMVRDVVAAEDGMPVEIAVPVDNQSATPMVSTLPEEIQ; via the coding sequence ATGTCGCCGCGCTTTCCCGCCGTCACTCGTAGCCTGTCCCTGGCCGCCTTGCTGGTAGCGGGGCCCGCTGTCGCACTGGAGTTGCCACTGCCGCCACCTGGGGACGACATCGTCGGTCAGGTGCATGTGATCAAGGCCAAGTACGAAGATACATTCGCCGATATCGGTACGGCCAATGACCTGGGCTATCTGGAGATGATCGCCGCCAACCCGGGTGTCGATCCCTGGCTGCCTGGCGCAGGCACCGAAATCATCTTGCCCACGCGCTACATCCTGCCACCGGGTCCTCGTGAAGGTATCGTCATCAACCTTGCCGAGTACCGCTTGTATTACTACCCCAAAGGCGAGAATGTGGTGCACACCTTCCCGTTGGGGATCGGTCGCGAAGGCTGGGGCTCGCCGATTGCCAATACCAAGATCATCGCCAAGACGCCAAACCCTACCTGGACGCCGCCGGCGTCGATCCGGGCCGAGCATGCAGCCGATGGCGACATCTTGCCTGCCGTGGTTCCAGCAGGCCCGGACAACCCGCTTGGGCCCTTCAAGTTCACCCTGGGTGTACCGGGTTACTTGATCCATGGCTCAAACAAGAAATTCGGGATCGGCATGCGTACCAGCCATGGCTGCTTCCGCATGCTCAACAACAACGTACTGGAACTGTCGGGCATGGTGCCGGTGGGCACTCCTGTTCGCATCATCAACGAACCGTACAAGTTCGGGTTGAGCGGGGGCAAGGTATACCTCGAAGCCCACACGCCGCTGGATGATCAGGGCAATCCGTCGGTGGTCGACAAGCATACGGCGGTCATCAACGCGTTGCTCAAGCGTGAAGACCTGGCCAATAACCTGCGCATGAACTGGGACATGGTCCGCGACGTCGTGGCTGCCGAAGATGGCATGCCGGTGGAGATTGCCGTGCCCGTCGACAATCAGAGCGCTACGCCCATGGTCTCGACGCTTCCCGAGGAGATACAGTAA
- a CDS encoding arylesterase: protein MRMWLMSAGLALYCLAQSATAGTVLIVGDSISAGFGLDTREGWASLLQTRLRQEGFDDKVVNASISGDTSAGGQARLPALLAAHTPEVVVLELGGNDGLRGQPPAQLRQNLAAMIDQSRQAGAKVLLLGMQLPPNYGVRYTTAFAEVYKGLAKDKQVALVPFFLEGVGGVPELMQADGIHPAQGAQQRLLENAWPALKPLL, encoded by the coding sequence ATGCGAATGTGGTTGATGAGTGCCGGTCTGGCCCTGTATTGCCTGGCCCAGAGCGCGACTGCGGGAACGGTGCTGATTGTCGGTGATAGTATCAGCGCAGGTTTTGGCCTGGATACCCGCGAAGGTTGGGCATCCTTGTTGCAGACCCGCCTGCGTCAGGAAGGTTTCGACGACAAGGTGGTCAACGCCTCGATCAGTGGCGACACCAGTGCCGGCGGGCAAGCGCGGCTGCCAGCGTTGCTGGCGGCGCACACGCCCGAGGTGGTGGTGCTGGAGTTGGGGGGCAACGATGGGTTGCGCGGCCAGCCGCCAGCGCAACTGCGACAGAACCTTGCCGCGATGATCGATCAGTCGCGCCAGGCAGGTGCCAAGGTCTTGCTGCTGGGCATGCAGTTGCCTCCCAACTATGGCGTCCGCTATACCACTGCTTTCGCCGAGGTGTACAAGGGGTTGGCCAAGGACAAGCAGGTAGCACTGGTGCCGTTTTTCCTGGAAGGGGTTGGCGGCGTTCCTGAGTTGATGCAGGCAGACGGCATCCATCCTGCCCAGGGCGCCCAGCAGCGGCTGCTGGAAAACGCCTGGCCGGCGCTCAAACCCTTGCTCTGA
- a CDS encoding ABC transporter ATP-binding protein, whose product MGPSMLVAQHLSKVVTSAEGELTILHPMSLALAEGDSLAIVGASGSGKSTLLGLLAGLDQPSQGSVTLAGHDLGVLDEDQRARIRAEHVGFVFQSFQLLDSLNALENVMLPLELHGRADARDHARTLLERVGLGQRLTHTPRQLSGGEQQRVALARAFAAQPAVLFADEPTGNLDSHTGERISDLLFELNQERGTTLILVTHDERLARRCHRHIRLDAGQLVSPLEAG is encoded by the coding sequence ATGGGCCCCAGCATGCTCGTTGCGCAGCACCTTAGCAAAGTGGTCACCAGCGCGGAAGGTGAACTTACCATCCTGCACCCCATGTCGCTGGCGCTGGCCGAAGGGGACAGCCTTGCCATCGTCGGCGCCTCAGGTTCAGGCAAATCGACCCTGCTTGGGCTGCTGGCCGGGCTCGATCAGCCCAGCCAAGGTTCGGTGACGCTCGCCGGGCACGACCTAGGCGTGCTCGATGAGGACCAGCGGGCCCGCATCCGGGCCGAGCACGTGGGCTTTGTGTTCCAGTCGTTTCAGTTGCTCGACAGCCTCAATGCGCTGGAAAACGTGATGTTGCCGTTGGAACTGCATGGTCGCGCAGACGCGCGCGATCACGCGCGCACCTTGCTCGAACGCGTAGGGTTAGGGCAACGGCTTACCCATACGCCGCGGCAGCTGTCGGGCGGTGAGCAACAGCGGGTGGCTCTTGCCCGTGCTTTTGCTGCTCAGCCCGCCGTACTGTTTGCCGACGAACCGACGGGCAACCTCGACAGCCATACGGGCGAGCGCATCAGCGACCTGCTGTTCGAACTCAATCAGGAGCGCGGCACTACCTTGATCCTTGTGACCCATGACGAGCGGCTGGCTCGCCGTTGCCACCGCCATATCCGCCTGGATGCGGGCCAGTTGGTCAGCCCCTTGGAGGCCGGATGA
- a CDS encoding ABC transporter permease: protein MKGMPAARLLGLAWRQLLRDLRASEVRVLFFSLLVAVAASTAIGYFGARLNAAMQLRASEFLGADLVLQGSAPAAAPQIAIGEALGLHHAQVVEFTSVVGADNGIQLAGVKAADNAYPLRGQVRSAAEPYAEEKPGGGPAAGEVWVEPRLLAALGMNIGDSIDVGMKALRMSRVLTYEPDRANNFYSLTPRVMMNLADLPATGVVQPGSRVTYRDLWSGPAEALAQYRASVENTLSASQRLRDTRDGNQQIGGALGKAERYLNLASLVAVLLAGVAVALSASRYAARRLDASALLRCLGLSRRQALLLYSLQLAMLGLAAAIVGAAVGWLAQLGLFKLLHGLLPSDVPPGSLWPALAGVATGLVALAGFALPPIAALGKVPPLRVLRRDLLPVPPSSWLVYGAALFALGLIMWRLSLDLLLTFALLAGGLAAALVLGGLLWLGLRSLRRLLSGAPLAWRLGLGQLLRHPTAAAGQALAFGLILLAMGLVALLRAELLDTWQAQLPEDAPNHFALNILPDDQDRFAQQLKQINAAAAPLYPVTPGRLIEINQQPVQQIVTKDSAGERAVQRDLSLTWAAQLPDGNQLTGGHWWQGSPSDDDVPGVSVEAQLAESLQLKLGDRLTFDIGGQQRQAKVTSLRSVHWDSFQPNFYMIFQPGTLQGLPTTYLTSFYLASGHDQEIVALSRAFPAVTILQVDALLAQLRSILAQVTLAVEYVLLFVLAAGMAVLFAGLQATLDERIRQGALLRALGAQRQLLTKTRRIEFGLLGALSGLLAALGCELITFVLYHYAFALPWSLHPWLLLMPVAGALLVGCAGVLGTRRALNASPLAVLREG, encoded by the coding sequence ATGAAGGGCATGCCGGCGGCGCGCCTGCTGGGGCTGGCCTGGCGACAGCTGCTGCGCGATCTTCGGGCCAGCGAAGTGCGGGTATTGTTCTTTTCGCTCCTGGTCGCCGTGGCGGCCAGTACCGCCATCGGGTATTTCGGCGCCCGGCTCAATGCCGCCATGCAATTGCGTGCCAGTGAGTTCCTGGGCGCTGACCTGGTACTGCAGGGCAGCGCCCCGGCCGCGGCGCCACAGATTGCAATCGGCGAGGCTTTGGGGCTGCATCACGCGCAGGTGGTCGAGTTCACCAGCGTGGTGGGCGCAGATAACGGTATCCAACTCGCGGGGGTCAAGGCCGCCGATAACGCCTACCCATTGCGCGGCCAGGTGCGCAGCGCCGCCGAGCCTTATGCCGAGGAAAAACCAGGCGGCGGGCCGGCAGCCGGCGAGGTGTGGGTAGAACCACGGCTGCTGGCGGCATTGGGCATGAACATCGGCGACAGCATCGATGTGGGCATGAAGGCCCTGCGCATGAGCCGCGTGCTGACCTATGAACCGGACCGGGCAAACAACTTCTATAGCTTGACCCCACGGGTGATGATGAACCTGGCGGACCTGCCAGCGACCGGCGTGGTGCAACCCGGCAGCCGCGTGACATACCGTGACCTGTGGAGCGGCCCTGCCGAGGCATTGGCGCAATACCGCGCCAGCGTCGAGAACACGCTTTCGGCCAGCCAGCGGTTGCGCGACACCCGCGATGGCAACCAGCAGATCGGCGGCGCATTGGGCAAAGCCGAGCGTTACCTGAACCTGGCCAGCCTCGTTGCAGTATTGCTGGCCGGTGTCGCCGTGGCGCTGTCTGCCAGTCGCTATGCCGCCAGGCGCCTGGACGCCAGCGCCCTGCTGCGTTGCCTGGGCCTGTCGCGGCGCCAGGCGCTGCTTCTGTACAGCCTGCAGCTGGCCATGCTCGGGCTTGCAGCTGCGATCGTGGGCGCCGCAGTGGGCTGGCTTGCGCAGCTGGGTTTGTTCAAGCTGCTGCACGGATTACTGCCCAGCGACGTACCGCCAGGGAGCCTGTGGCCGGCCTTGGCTGGCGTCGCCACGGGGCTGGTCGCGCTGGCAGGCTTTGCTCTGCCGCCGATTGCAGCCTTGGGTAAAGTGCCCCCGTTGCGGGTGCTGCGTCGTGACCTGCTCCCTGTACCTCCCAGTAGCTGGCTGGTCTACGGTGCAGCCCTGTTCGCCCTGGGGCTTATCATGTGGCGATTGAGCCTTGACCTGCTGCTCACCTTCGCACTCCTGGCAGGCGGCCTGGCGGCAGCCCTGGTGCTGGGCGGGTTGCTGTGGCTGGGTTTGCGCAGCCTGCGTCGACTCCTGTCAGGGGCGCCGCTGGCCTGGCGCCTGGGGCTGGGGCAGTTGCTTCGCCACCCCACGGCCGCCGCCGGGCAGGCCTTGGCTTTCGGGCTGATCCTGCTCGCCATGGGCCTGGTCGCGCTGCTGCGTGCGGAGCTGCTCGACACTTGGCAGGCACAGCTGCCTGAAGATGCCCCGAATCATTTCGCACTCAATATTCTGCCTGACGACCAGGACCGCTTCGCCCAACAGCTCAAACAGATCAACGCCGCTGCGGCTCCCCTGTACCCGGTCACACCTGGGCGGCTGATCGAGATCAACCAGCAGCCGGTCCAACAGATCGTCACGAAGGACTCTGCAGGCGAACGCGCCGTACAACGGGACCTGAGCCTGACATGGGCGGCGCAGTTGCCTGACGGCAATCAATTGACCGGTGGTCATTGGTGGCAAGGATCACCAAGCGATGACGATGTGCCTGGCGTATCGGTGGAGGCCCAGCTCGCCGAAAGCCTTCAGCTGAAACTGGGGGACAGGCTCACGTTCGATATTGGGGGCCAGCAGCGCCAGGCCAAGGTGACCAGTCTGCGCAGCGTTCACTGGGACAGCTTTCAGCCCAATTTCTACATGATCTTCCAACCCGGTACGTTGCAAGGGCTGCCTACCACCTATCTGACGAGTTTTTACCTCGCATCCGGGCATGATCAGGAAATCGTCGCCCTGTCACGCGCATTTCCTGCGGTGACCATCCTTCAGGTCGATGCATTGCTCGCCCAGCTACGCAGCATACTTGCTCAGGTCACGCTGGCTGTAGAGTACGTGCTGCTGTTCGTACTGGCCGCAGGAATGGCCGTTTTGTTCGCAGGCCTTCAAGCCACCTTGGATGAGCGCATTCGTCAAGGTGCACTGTTGCGTGCCCTGGGGGCCCAACGCCAATTGCTGACCAAGACACGGCGCATCGAATTCGGCTTGCTGGGAGCACTGAGCGGTTTGCTGGCGGCGCTGGGGTGCGAACTGATCACCTTCGTCTTGTATCACTACGCTTTCGCACTGCCGTGGAGCCTGCACCCGTGGTTGCTGCTGATGCCCGTTGCAGGCGCGCTGCTGGTCGGCTGCGCGGGTGTGCTCGGCACTCGCCGCGCACTAAACGCCTCACCGCTGGCGGTCCTGCGTGAAGGGTGA
- the msrA gene encoding peptide-methionine (S)-S-oxide reductase MsrA has protein sequence MTDRQPQQRVEQATFGAGCFWGAEAAFRALPGVVDSRVGFARSAQGEADMIEVVQVDFDPGLTSYSQLVGHFWGLHDPTSVDRQGTDIGVKYRSALFVSNPAQAELAQAAKQYLEASGKVSKPVATVILPLGDFQLADQDQQRYLEKHGLGSCSL, from the coding sequence ATGACGGACAGACAACCACAGCAACGTGTGGAGCAGGCGACTTTTGGTGCGGGCTGCTTCTGGGGCGCCGAAGCGGCCTTCCGGGCTTTGCCGGGTGTAGTAGACAGCCGAGTGGGCTTTGCGCGATCGGCCCAAGGGGAGGCTGACATGATCGAGGTGGTCCAGGTCGACTTCGATCCAGGCCTGACGTCGTACAGCCAACTGGTTGGGCATTTCTGGGGGCTGCATGATCCTACGTCGGTCGACCGTCAGGGCACGGATATTGGCGTCAAATATCGCTCTGCGCTCTTCGTGAGTAACCCTGCTCAGGCTGAACTGGCACAAGCCGCCAAGCAATACTTGGAAGCCTCAGGGAAAGTGAGCAAGCCAGTGGCGACCGTCATCTTGCCATTGGGTGACTTTCAGTTGGCTGACCAGGACCAGCAGCGGTATTTGGAGAAGCACGGCCTGGGCAGCTGCTCGCTGTAA
- a CDS encoding homocysteine S-methyltransferase family protein produces MSQSPIHLLDGGMGRELKRSGAPFRQPEWSALALIESPEHVLQAHEAFIRAGARVVTTNSYAVVPFHLGQTRFAEQGRALADRAGRLARQAASQSAVPVRVAGSLPPALGSYRPDLFDHQASVAIHQELIAGLQEHVDVWLAETQSSTAEVQAAAQALGERSKPLWVSYTLIDDADHAPRLRSGESVADGVRCALSVGAKSVLFNCSQPEVMGAALEQAQAVLGGIEQRVELGVYANAFPPVSQEAEANTTLLDIRADLGPEPYLDWARNWVAAGATIIGGCCGIGPEHIEQLHTHFAIEPEGITP; encoded by the coding sequence ATGAGCCAGAGTCCGATTCACCTGCTTGACGGCGGAATGGGGCGGGAACTCAAGCGCAGCGGAGCGCCTTTCAGGCAACCGGAATGGTCAGCGCTCGCGCTGATCGAGTCCCCAGAGCACGTGCTCCAGGCGCACGAGGCGTTCATAAGGGCCGGCGCGCGGGTCGTGACGACCAACAGTTATGCTGTGGTGCCTTTTCACCTAGGCCAGACGCGCTTCGCCGAGCAGGGGCGAGCGCTTGCCGATCGCGCAGGGCGGCTTGCTCGCCAAGCGGCTTCGCAAAGCGCTGTCCCTGTACGCGTCGCCGGCTCGCTGCCGCCGGCGCTCGGGTCTTATCGACCCGACCTGTTCGACCATCAGGCTTCTGTGGCCATCCATCAGGAGCTGATTGCAGGGCTGCAAGAGCATGTAGACGTATGGCTGGCTGAAACGCAAAGCTCAACGGCCGAAGTGCAGGCCGCTGCCCAGGCGCTGGGTGAGCGTTCCAAGCCGCTGTGGGTGTCCTATACGCTGATCGATGATGCCGATCACGCGCCACGTTTGCGTTCAGGGGAGTCGGTGGCTGATGGCGTGCGCTGCGCCCTCTCGGTCGGAGCCAAGTCAGTGCTGTTCAATTGCAGTCAGCCTGAGGTCATGGGGGCTGCGTTGGAGCAGGCTCAGGCCGTCCTTGGCGGTATTGAGCAGCGTGTGGAGCTGGGGGTTTATGCCAACGCTTTCCCGCCTGTGTCGCAAGAGGCCGAGGCCAACACTACGTTACTGGACATCCGTGCAGACCTCGGGCCTGAGCCCTACCTGGACTGGGCCAGAAACTGGGTCGCCGCAGGCGCCACGATCATAGGCGGGTGCTGTGGTATCGGCCCTGAACATATCGAACAACTTCATACACACTTCGCGATTGAGCCAGAGGGCATCACACCATGA